A portion of the Glycine max cultivar Williams 82 chromosome 10, Glycine_max_v4.0, whole genome shotgun sequence genome contains these proteins:
- the LOC102660272 gene encoding uncharacterized protein has translation MGCVLGQHDEFGKRGTGCLLLEQEVHSMRDELLFARKDMLCLGVGGSLSEAVHAELHHLVGIQNRYSQKAIKGSALADYLAQQPINDYQPMHPKFPDEDIMTLFEEEVDDKDRDKSIVWFDGASNALGHGVGAVLVSPSKHYIPFTARLGFDCTNNIAEYEACALGIQATVDFKVKLLKVYGDSALVIHQLKGEWETRDHKLVPYQAYIRKLIEFFDDISFHHIPREEN, from the exons atggggtgtgtgTTGGGACAACATGACGAGTTTGGAAAAAGGGGAACCGGTTGTCTATTACTTGAGCAAGAAGTTCACAGCATGCGAGATGAACTACTCTTTGCTAGAAAGGACATGCTATGCCTTGGGGTGGGCGGCTCATTGTCTGAGGCAGTTCATGCTGAATTACACCATTTGGTTGGTATCCAAAATAGATATAGTCAA AAGGCGATAAAGGGGAGTGCCTTGGCTGATTACCTAGCTCAACAGCCCATCAATGACTATCAACCTATGCATCCAAAATTCcctgatgaggacatcatgaccttgtttgaGGAGGAAGTGGATGATAAGGATAGGGACAAATCGATCGTGTGGTTTGACGGTGCGTCTAATGCACTAGGCCATGgagttggggcagtattggtttCCCCAAGCAAACATTAtatacctttcacagctagGTTGGGTTTCGACTGCACAAACAACATAGCTGAGTATGAGGCGTGTGCCCTCGGGATCCAAGCGACAGTTGACTTCAAGGTCAAGTTGCTCAAGGTATATGGGGACTCGGCCTTGGTAATTCACCAGCTGAAGGGTGAATGGGAGACCAGAGACCACAAATTGGTGCCTTACCAGGCTTACATCAGGAagttgatagaattctttgatgaCATATCTTTTCATCACATTCCTAGAGAAGAAAATTAG
- the LOC100801300 gene encoding uncharacterized protein — MGDVSTSRRFILEALHEAGMIFLDGGKGDSHLMHPGASHDVETCSMVEKLLQGMMDKGQFEVCSAKKEGVKKPTPFPYKSDKAVPWKYAAQGPDGRKDASIVHVKDDLSSSKVTNISGTSGMTHNGWIFEVLELPVQSKDPKGKEKVDVGESDKADLTLNDEVLVRKIAEEGNDFSMKGISIEEATEFLGIIQHSEFKVIEQLNKTSARISLLGLLMNSEPHRALLVKILNEAHVAQDISVEGLGGIVNNITANNYLTFTDEEILVEGRGHNRALHVSVKCLDHIVAKVLINNGFSLNVMPKATLDKLPFNALHLRLSSMVVRAFDGSRRDVRGEIDLPIQIGPHVYQITFQVMDINPTYNYLLGWPWIHSVRLVALTLHQKLKFVMEGQLIIVSGEEDILVSYPSSTPYVEAEEESLETSFQALEVMSNAYVESPSVQLHSSGAALMMARVMLGHKYEPGMGLGRNKNGIASLVKFTKNHRRFGLGYKPTHAYKRRISLEKRERSSAQPQGLQVERVPFCHIDESFVNAGWMCEGWVAVTNEETPKDQPIWVRSCPPEFELGNWQVVKQPEISMANSISNNESCESSDTEDLHVDFEQLINQAEKGEDDD; from the exons ATGGGGGACGTGTCAACCTCTAGAAGATTCATTTTGGAAGCACTGCACGAAGCTGGTATGATTTTCCTTGATGGTGGCAAGGGAGATTCCCATTTAATGCATCCAGGGGCATCGCACGATGTGGAGACGTGCTCAATGGTGGAAAAGTTGCTACAAGGGATGATGGATAAGGGCCAATTTGAAGTTTGTAGTGCGAAGAAAGAGGGGG TTAAGAAGCCTACGCCCTTCCCTTACAAAAGTGATAAGGCGGTGCCATGGAAGTACGCCGCACAAGGACCCGATGGAAGGAAAGATGCATCCATTGTACATGTTAAGGATGATCTGTCCTCCTCTAAAGTCACAAACATATCCGGTACGAGTGGCATGACTCATAATGGATGGATCTTTGAAGTTCTCGAACTACCGGTGCAGTCCAAAGAcccaaaagggaaagaaaaggtGGATGTGGGCGAGAGCGATAAGGCGGACCTGACCCTGAATGACGAGGTCCTGGTTAGAAAGATTGCTGAGGAAGGGAACGACTTCAGCATGAAGGGAATATCCATTGAGGAGGCAACTGAGTTCTTGGGGATCATCCAACATAGTGAGTTTAAGGTGATTGAACAATTAAACAAAACCTCAGCTAGGATTTCTCTATTAGGGTTGCTTATgaactctgagcctcatcgggcgtTGTTGGTCAAGATTTTGAATGAGGCCCACGTAGCACAAGACATATCCGTGGAGGGTTTGGGGGGTATAGTCAATAACATCACGGCCAACAACTACCTCACTTTCACCGACGAAGAAATACTTGTCGAGGGCAGAGGACACAATAGAGCCTTGCATGTATCTGTCAAATGTTTGGACCACATAGTGGCCAAAGTGCTTATCAACAATGGTTTTTCCCTCAACGTCATGCCCAAGGCTACTTTGGACAAGCTTCCTTTTAACGCATTGCACCTGAGACTAAGCTCCATGGTAGTGCGGGCTTTCGATGGCAGTCGCCGGGATgtaaggggagagatcgatctcccgaTTCAAATCGGGCCCCACGTGTACCAAATTACCTTCCAAGTAATGGACATAAATCCTACCTACAACTACTTATTAGGCTGGCCTTGGATTCATTCGGTTAGGTTGGTCGCGTTGACACTGCACCAGAAGTTAAAATTTGTGATGGAGGGACAACTGATTATAGTTTCGGGAGAAGAAGACATACTTGTAAGTTATCCATCTTCTACGCCTTATGTTGAGGCTGAAgaggagtcattggaaacaTCCTTCCAGGCATTGGAAGTTATGAGCAATGCTTACGTGGAGTCTCCCTCGGTGCAGCTGCACTCATCTGGAGCCGCTTTGATGATGGCTCGGGTTATGTTGGGGCACAaatatgagcccggaatgggtttaggccgAAACAAGAATGGCATAGCAAGTTTGGTAAAGTTCACAAAGAATCACAGAAGGTTTGGGTTGGGTTATAAGCCTACGCACGCCTACAAAAGGAGAATCTCCTtagaaaagagggagagaagctCAGCTCAACCGCAAGGGCTACAAGTGGAAAGAGTCCCCTTTTGTCACATCGATGAAAGCTTCGTCAATGCAGGGTGGATGTGCGAGGGATGGGTTGCCGTGACAAATGAAGAAACCCCTAAAGACCAACCAATTTGGGTGCGGTCGTGTCCTCCAGAGTTTGAATTAGGGAATTGGCAAGTCGTCAAACAACCCGAGATTTCCATGGCAAATTCAAT ATCCAAcaatgagtcctgtgaaagtaGTGATACTGAGGACCTGCATGTCGATTTTGAGCAACTAATAAATCAAGCTgagaaaggagaagatgatGATTAA